A window of the Elusimicrobiota bacterium genome harbors these coding sequences:
- a CDS encoding prepilin peptidase, giving the protein MLDVYVILIGLILGSFTNVCIWRIPREESVIFPGSKCPNCGKNIRWYHNIPLLSYILLKGKCADCNEKISVQYFVVELLTCLALFLLYKKFGVSTELVFSSLLTVFFIIIGGIDFYHKIIPDVLSLSLIVISLILAVFNPFILNDVQFIVSQIFDMSTGNTIWYSIIYAVLSIFSVGGGMYLIAVLGELLLKKESMGGGDVKLMAAIAGFIGIYSSLVTLFIASCMGAAVGISMIIFKRLDKDEPIPFGPFIVAAAYFVLLFKQKT; this is encoded by the coding sequence ATGTTGGATGTATACGTAATTTTAATAGGATTGATACTGGGAAGTTTTACTAATGTTTGTATCTGGCGCATACCTCGTGAGGAATCAGTCATTTTCCCGGGATCAAAGTGCCCGAACTGCGGGAAAAATATACGGTGGTATCATAATATCCCGTTATTGAGTTATATTTTATTAAAGGGCAAATGTGCGGATTGCAATGAAAAAATATCTGTACAGTATTTTGTCGTCGAGTTATTGACCTGCCTGGCACTGTTTCTTTTATACAAAAAATTTGGTGTGAGCACTGAACTGGTGTTTTCGTCTTTGTTAACCGTTTTCTTTATCATTATTGGCGGTATTGATTTTTATCATAAGATAATTCCGGATGTACTGAGTTTGAGTTTAATTGTCATATCATTAATCCTAGCTGTGTTCAATCCTTTTATTTTGAATGATGTGCAGTTTATTGTGTCACAGATATTTGATATGAGTACAGGTAATACAATTTGGTATTCAATTATATATGCAGTCCTCTCCATATTTTCGGTAGGCGGTGGGATGTACTTAATCGCGGTACTTGGCGAGTTATTGTTGAAGAAGGAGTCTATGGGCGGTGGAGATGTCAAACTTATGGCTGCAATTGCGGGGTTTATCGGTATATATTCAAGCCTTGTTACTCTTTTCATTGCGTCATGTATGGGTGCTGCAGTGGGGATTTCAATGATTATATTTAAGCGGTTGGATAAGGACGAGCCAATACCCTTTGGCCCGTTTATTGTTGCGGCAGCGTATTTTGTGTTATTATTCAAACAAAAAACTTGA
- a CDS encoding type II secretion system protein, whose translation MNKKCFYTQGFSLIELMLVLALLAIVMTIITPQLSDTIRRAKEASTKGNLGILRSSMRLYYVNNEMLHPETLNAIIPDYLDILPTMRIGAYNHKDKTDVQYDLIENNIIEFNDDSSGWVYGGNGGGGDDGLVIVACSHTDTKKASVSAW comes from the coding sequence ATGAACAAAAAATGTTTCTATACTCAAGGATTTTCGTTGATTGAACTAATGCTGGTTTTGGCATTATTAGCTATAGTAATGACAATAATAACTCCGCAGTTAAGTGATACCATCCGTCGAGCAAAAGAGGCGTCTACAAAAGGTAATCTCGGTATCCTTAGAAGTTCAATGAGGCTGTATTATGTAAATAATGAAATGCTGCATCCGGAAACTTTGAACGCAATAATACCGGATTATTTGGATATCCTTCCAACAATGCGTATCGGAGCGTATAATCATAAGGATAAGACAGATGTTCAATATGATCTTATTGAAAATAATATTATTGAGTTTAATGACGATTCGTCAGGATGGGTGTACGGTGGTAATGGCGGTGGAGGGGATGATGGACTGGTGATTGTAGCGTGCAGCCATACAGATACTAAAAAAGCGTCTGTTTCTGCTTGGTGA
- a CDS encoding type II secretion system protein, producing MFKKSKGFTLIELMIVVAIIGILAAVAVPKFADLIRNSKEGATKGNLGSIRSAIQIYYGENEGMNPAYLYNLVDTTATSEAVLDATPDHKYLDDIPMVKIGAFSHADANSVVADATDDDDIDLASDYPAAYVYGSRGVNNRGDDGKVAVCCTHTDTKNRQISSW from the coding sequence ATGTTTAAAAAATCAAAAGGGTTCACTCTTATCGAACTCATGATAGTTGTTGCTATCATCGGTATTCTTGCTGCAGTAGCGGTACCGAAGTTCGCTGATCTTATTCGTAATTCAAAAGAAGGTGCGACAAAAGGGAATCTCGGATCTATCCGTTCAGCCATCCAGATTTATTATGGCGAGAATGAAGGTATGAATCCGGCATATCTCTATAACTTAGTCGACACTACAGCAACATCTGAGGCGGTATTAGATGCTACTCCGGATCATAAGTATCTAGACGATATTCCGATGGTTAAGATTGGTGCATTCAGCCATGCTGATGCAAATTCGGTTGTCGCTGATGCTACTGATGATGATGACATCGATTTAGCAAGCGATTATCCTGCAGCATATGTGTATGGAAGTCGCGGCGTAAACAATCGTGGTGATGACGGGAAGGTAGCGGTGTGCTGCACGCATACTGATACGAAGAACCGGCAGATTAGCAGCTGGTAA
- a CDS encoding type II secretion system F family protein, with product MPKFNYKARAVNGNIVTSVIEAAEQRIAVENLKKQKLIVTEIKQIEENAIATFIQKNNPFREKVTTKDMVLFSRQLSTMVSAGVPLVQGLTILGEQLENATFRKVICTVRDDIESGISISEAMRRHPETFTNLYVSMINAGEIGGVLDAILDRLSAYLEAAEALSGRIKGAMTYPAVIVVIAFVIVIFLMVGVMPTFKGIFDSFGAELPFMTSFLLATSDFMQKNVLVIIGVPAAIVIGLQNWYKTPQGTLVIDDILLKMPVIGDVQRKTAIAKFCRTMGTLLKSGVPIMQAMETVANTAGNKIIENAVLKIRDSVREGTKIADPLKASGIFPPMVIQMISVGEETGNLDTMLNKIADFYDQEVDVAVSAMMGMLEPMIMVFLGITLGAIVVAMLMPMLSMSSIVSSAE from the coding sequence GCGGTTAATGGTAATATTGTAACAAGTGTTATCGAAGCTGCGGAACAGCGTATTGCCGTAGAGAACCTTAAAAAACAAAAACTTATTGTCACAGAAATTAAGCAGATTGAAGAAAATGCTATTGCAACGTTTATACAAAAAAATAATCCTTTCCGTGAGAAAGTTACTACTAAAGACATGGTATTGTTTTCACGGCAATTGTCAACTATGGTATCCGCAGGGGTGCCGTTAGTTCAAGGGTTGACAATTTTGGGTGAACAATTAGAAAACGCTACTTTTAGGAAAGTTATTTGTACGGTAAGGGATGATATTGAGAGCGGGATTTCTATTTCTGAAGCAATGAGACGGCATCCGGAAACATTCACAAATTTGTATGTATCAATGATTAATGCTGGGGAGATTGGCGGTGTACTAGATGCTATACTGGACAGGTTGTCTGCCTATCTTGAAGCAGCGGAAGCGTTGAGTGGAAGAATTAAAGGCGCGATGACGTATCCAGCCGTTATCGTTGTGATTGCGTTTGTTATTGTTATTTTTCTTATGGTAGGAGTTATGCCTACATTCAAAGGTATATTTGACAGTTTTGGCGCGGAATTGCCTTTTATGACCAGTTTTCTGTTGGCAACATCTGATTTTATGCAAAAAAATGTGTTGGTAATAATAGGTGTACCTGCAGCGATAGTTATTGGGCTGCAGAATTGGTACAAAACGCCTCAGGGAACTTTGGTTATTGATGATATATTATTAAAGATGCCGGTAATCGGTGATGTCCAGAGAAAAACTGCGATTGCAAAGTTTTGCCGTACAATGGGTACTTTGTTAAAATCAGGCGTACCTATTATGCAGGCAATGGAAACCGTGGCTAATACTGCCGGAAATAAAATTATTGAGAATGCTGTACTAAAAATCCGTGATTCTGTGCGTGAAGGGACTAAAATAGCTGACCCTCTCAAGGCATCCGGTATATTTCCGCCTATGGTTATCCAGATGATTTCTGTAGGGGAAGAAACAGGTAACCTGGATACTATGTTAAACAAGATTGCGGACTTTTATGATCAGGAAGTGGATGTTGCCGTCAGTGCTATGATGGGAATGCTGGAACCTATGATAATGGTCTTCCTTGGTATAACACTGGGTGCTATAGTTGTGGCAATGCTGATGCCGATGTTATCCATGAGCAGTATTGTTAGCAGTGCTGAATAA